Genomic DNA from Corynebacterium kroppenstedtii:
TCGATCCAGAGTGTTAGCGTAGATGTTGTTGTGTTTCTCCTGCGCGAAACCGCGCCCGTCGTCGGTAATGATGAGTTTCGTAGACGTCGCGGTGATGGAGGCGGATTGTGCCTCGGAATGCTGAAGAATGTTGGTTGTTGCTTCTTTCACTAGTGCTGCGTAGAGCGAGTCGGTGACGGGCGGGAGGTTGTTGTCCACGTTTACGGTGAGGGAAATCCCCGCAGAGGTACACACCGCTCGCGCTTCCTCGACCGTTTCCATCAAGGACGGCGGGGATAACTCGTCGAGTGCTGATCGCATGTCGTTGAGCGCGGAATGGGAAAGGCGGTAAATATCATCGTTTTCTCTACGGGCTCTATCTCTACAGGCTTGATCTCCGTCGGAGTCAAGCAGATGAGAAGCAAGTTGCGCTTTGACCGCGATGACGGTGAGACTGTGGCTCAGCACATCATGCATTGCAGTGGCATATGCTTCGCGTTGGCGTGCACGCTCCAGCTGGTGCTCGAGTTCTCTTCGTCGGTCGGTATCGGTGGTAGCGACGCCTAACCCAATAATGATTGCGATACCACTTCCGACAGCGAGGACGATAAGCCCTGCGTGGTGCCGAAGCTCCGGTGAGGCGAGGAGGACGCCGGTGACGAGAACCGTTGATACGCAAACTCCGATTAATGTTCCCCGTTGTCCCCGTCGGATGAACACCCACAGGGCGCAGAAATAGGGAATAAAACAGACGGAAAATATGCCAGTGACGGGGTATGTTCCGGCAGCCGCGACAAAGAGTATTCCCGTTACACCCCATAGCTTGAGCTCGATGTTGTTTTCGGTGCCGTGTGCATTTGGATAAACGCTGAGATAAACCACGCCGAAGAGTATGACGAGTGTAGAAGTAACGGCCCGAGTGAATATGCTTGCGTCTGCGGTGAGGCACGCCCCCAGCGGAAAAACTAGGTACAGGAGCCATACAGCCGGATACAGGAGCTCTGTATTCCTCCAGGTGCGGGTGTGCGGTTGGGCCATGATTGCTGTCTCCGTAGCTAATAAAGTGATGAAGCTGATGGCGGCAAAGTGACATGTTGGGCGGTTATTTTTTGATGGTGCGCCGCGCCCCTACGATGCACAAGGCGGCGAAGATTGCGGTCCACAAAAGTGTAACGGCGAGTGCAAAAACCGGGGATTCGCTCATGACGACATTCCCGCTGCTGCCGAGCTTCTGGCCTTCCATTTGTGGCCAGTGCGCGATAGTTATCGGACCGTAAAACGGCGTAAAACGCGAAATGTTGAACAGAGTTCCCTGTAGTGGCATAAATACACCACCGAAAAAAGCCAAGACGACGAGCGAGCCGGAGGAGATACCAGTCGCGGTTTCTGTGCGAAGCCATAGTGTGGCAGCAAGTCCGTAAACGGCGAAAGGGAGAGTAACAACCCAGCTCACAACGGCTGTTGCTAGCCACTGCCATGCGTGGTCAAACCGAGAACCGGTAGCACCAGCCGCGGTGAACGTCACCAGGATGGGAAGGACGGCGAATGTAACCATTGCGATAATTGTCCCGATCACAGATTGGGTTGTGGTGAGCCCAGCGAGATGGAGTTGCCGATTCCACCCCTCCTGTCGAGCCTGTGTGGCGCTACCAGAAATTGAAGTCATGGCGATGGAGGATCCGTAGAGTCCCATTCCTGTCATGAGGAAAGCTGACACGTTGCCTGTTTTGAGCACAGAGTCTGAGTTGGTTGTGGCCGCACCGAACATTAGATATAGGGTCGCGGGAATGATCAGGCAGAAAATTAATGTTTCTGGCCGGCTCAGGAGCCCCATAAAGTAGTGCCAACTGTAAGACATTGTCGACGCGAACCCTGATCGGGATCGGGGTGCTGTCGCGTCCTGCCAGTGCTGCGGTGAGTCTGTGTGAGCGCACGTGCTCTGTAAGGGAGGGGCTGATATTGAGTGCGTGGAATTCATCTGTAACTCCGTGGGCTGTATCGAGGGCTGGGGGATTGGCATATGAGAGGCCGCGGCGACGCCGAGTGAAGGGGCTGTGCCGTCACCGAGTAAGTTCGCTGAACGCGTCCTCGAGCGCAGCACGATTCACCGTGGGGTGAATAAGCAATTTGTGCTGAAGGGTGTGGAGGAGCACGTGGTCGGGTTGGGTCGTGTGGATGATGATGTCGTCGCCATACCGCTCGTATGTGTCGCTGGCAGACAGACAAGCTCTGATGCGCTCATCGACGTCTAACGCAGCGCTGTCCTGGGACATGCTGGATGGGGACTCGCGTGCCCCGGCGGGCGCCGACCCTTCGGCTGTGAAGGGGGAGGACTGTGGCGCAAAACTGTTCTGGCAGCCCCAACCGTCGCGAGTCGCCAGCGAAGCACGGATGATTGTGGGGTAGCGCGAGGTCAGCTGCTCGGGCGTTCCGCTGGCGACGATTCTCCCAGCATTCATGACGATAACCCGGTCCGCATATCGCTCAGCTTCTGTGAGGTAATGCGTGGCGAAAAGTACGGTGACGCCATCGTCGGCCATGGTCTGAATGGCGCTCCACAGTTCAGAACGAGTTGTGACATCTAATCCCGCACTGGGCTCGTCGAGAACAAGGATATGAGGGTTTGACATGGTGGCTAGTGCGAGACGAAGTCGTTGGCGTTGTCCTCCAGAAAGTTCCCCGATTTTGTGTTTCTTCAGCCTGTTGAGAGTGGGATCTTTAAAGACTGTGCTACGCCTAAGGCGTTGGGGATGAACGGAGGTGAGGGTTCGTACTATTCTCTCGACGGTCATCGTTCTTGGCAGGCCACCGTCTTGGAGTGCGGCTCCGATTAGCCCGCTGTGCACTGCACTCGCAGGAGTGAGACCGCACACGGAGGTCGTGCCGGCGCTCGGTGGGGAAAGCCCGAGGATGACGTCGAGAAGCGTGGACTTACCTGCGCCGTTGGGACCGAGCACAGCCACAACTTCGCCGGTATCAACTGCTAGTGAGATACCGTCGAGCGCAGTATGTTTTCCAAACTTATGAGTGACTTCCTGGACATCGATGGCAATGGTTGAATTGCCCGCTGAACTGGTCATAAATCAAGTACAACCGACGACGGCGGCGTGCAACAGTGCCATTTGTCATGATTCGGGCGGATTATCCAGCTCTTGGAACCCGGTTGCGTATTAGTGGCTTGAGACGTGGTGTGGAATAGTGATCCTCGTGCGGGCTCTATGGCCGTGGTGAGGCCCCTTCTTAGCGTGTTCCCTCGCTTTCCTCTTGTGCTCTCTTCAGAATATTTTTGGCCATGACCGGGAAAATAACAGCGTGGAATGGATAGACACCCCACCAGTACAAGCGCCCTAGCAAACCATCGGGCTCGTAAATTGCACGTTGACGATATTGGCTGCGAGGCTTTGTGGTGCCTTCGTTGCAAGGCTCGACTTCTAGTACGAGCCACGCCTCCCCGCGGAGCTTCATTTCAGCTTTAAGGCCTAAGCATCTGTTGGGAACAATTTTTTCAACCCTCCACCAGTCCACGCGGTCACCCCGTCGTAAAGCGACTGGATCGCGACGGCCACCTAGCCCAGGTCCACCGAAAAGTTTGTCTAGGATTCCACGAATTCGCCACAATAAGGGCGCTGAGTACCAGCCGTTATCTCCGCCAATGCCTTCAATAACCGGCCAGATTTGTTCGGGTGAGAGGTCTGATTCCACAGACCGGACGTCTTGATAGACATTATTGCCTGCCCACGAGGGATCCGTCGGAGAGATCTCTGCGGGGAGAGCGTCGCCTGTTGCGGAGTTTTCTGCAGTGCTATCGGTGGTGGCAGAGTGGGGTGGTGTGGTGTGCTGGGCCTCGTCGGGAACAGTCCAACTAGAATCCCATGACGTTGGCACGCCCCCGTTGAGGTCATGGGTGATGGCTAACCTCACGGCCTCAGTGTATGAGGTCAGGCCTTCGTCGGGGTCGGGAATGTAATGTGCGATGTTATGTTCGTCGGTAACCGCGTTTTCCGCCATGGATTCTGCCAGAGGCTTGGCGATAGAGGAGGGAACAGGGGTGACGAAGCCAATCCACATGCCGGAGAGCCGATCGACGGGAAGCGATAGAGGTGACGGGAGAATTATCCTGCGTAGGCCACGCTCATGCGCGTAGATTTTCATGAGATCTTTAAAGCGGAGGACATCTCCACTGCCGATGTCAAAGCCTTCATTGACTGTGTCGTCCAAGTCCGACGCCCTGACAAGGTAATACAAAGCGTCCCGGATTGCTAAGGGCTCAATACGGTTATTGATCCAATTGGGAGTCACCATGATGGGAAGACGCTCAACTAGATGGCGGATGATTTCGAAAGACGCGGAGCCTGATCCGATGAGAGTGGCTGCGCGAAGCGTGAGAGTGGGCACCGGGGATTCATGCAGTATGGTCGCAACGTTATCCCGCGACCGCATATGCTTTGACAGTTCGTGTGGTTTCTTCCCACGGGGATGGAGGCCAGAGAGATAAATAATTTGTCGAACAGACGCGTCCGAGGCGGCGGACGCGATAGCTGTTGCAGTTTGTTTTTCTGCTTCCTCAAAGTCTTGATCGCTGCTGCCCATGGAATGTACCAGGTAGAGGACGACGTCAACGTTTTCCATGGCGTGCCGAACATCGTCGGGATTCATGAGGTCAGCTTCGACGGGCTCGATATCATCGAACCAGTCGAATCGACGTAGACTGTCTGTGCTCCGTGACGATGCGCGAACAGTGGAACCAGCGCGTAGTAGTTCGGGGATGACACGGCCGCCGACGTATCCGGTGGCCCCTGTAACAAGTACTCGCCGCTCAGGGTGCCGTGCGGAGTAATTGGCAGTGTGGGCTTTTTCGGAGATTATGTAACTATCCTAGGCAACCTAATTATCAGGCGTAGGATTTTGAGCGTTGTTTTTCGGGGAGCATTCGAGGGTTTGGCTATGTGGAGCGGCCTTTTCACCGTGGAGTGACGTGGCAAAACCTGCGTACCTCCACCCTTGGCAAATGGGCGCGGACTCGGGTGTTCTCGGGCGCGATTGACCTTAAGGAACCTGTTCTTCATCAGTGATCAGGCTTACTGTGTAGGCATGACTTCTTCACCTTCTTCCTCGGACAGTGCGCTATCTGACCGGCTGTCGCCCGTCCCCGTTGTTTTGACCATTGCTGGATCGGATTCGTCCGGTGGTGCAGGGATACAAGCAGACCTAAAGACGATTTATGCCCTCGGCGGCTTTGGCTGCGTTGCCATTACAGCTGTTACCGCCCAGAACACCCGGGGTGTCGATGGCGCCGAATACATGAGACCTGACTTTGTGGCCCAACAAATCCAATCGGTTGCCGACGACTATCCGATCGATGCGATCAAGATAGGCATGGTGGGAAGCGCTTCGATTGCCGACGCGATCGCCGGGAAGGTGGAGGCGTTATCGCTTCCGGTACCGGTGGTGTGGGATCCCGTTATGGTGGCGTCAAGTGGAAGCTCGTTAGTGGACGGACATTCGGGAGCGACGGATGGTTTCATCAAACTTGCCCGGTGTGCTGACGCTTTAACGCCCAATGGCCGAGAGCTTGTAGGACTCTGCGATATGGTGGGAGTTGCTGTGCCTGCGACGCTAAGAGAACACCTTGCAGCATCGGTGGGGGACGCCTCGGCGGAGGATAACCAAACGCCCGCAGCGGAGGGCGGCGCTGGTGACTCCGCTGATCAGTCGTCGTCACTATCATCTGCTATCGCAGAAGCGGCATCCGCTTTGTCAGCGACGTTGGGAACTGTCATTGTTGTTACGGGTGGTCCCGATAACGGATTCGGTGATAATGGGCCGAAGGTCACCGAGGTCGTAGCTGAACAGGGCGAAACGGTTTTCCTAAGTCATAATCGCGTGGACACGACTAACACGCATGGCACTGGTTGCACATTCAGCTCGGCTTTAGCCACGTACGCTGCCCTGCGAGTCTATGAATCCAATAAGGACGGTGTGGTGGCTTCTGGTAAAGGTAGCGGCACACTGGATTGTGATTGGCGAGGTGCAGTTCAGGATGCCGCAACATGGACGCGCCGGGCACTGATTGCAGCGGATGACCTTGATCTAGCCATTGGTCTTCATCGAAATAGGGATCTTAGTGGCACGCCACAGCCGGCCCACGTGAAAGGGAATGCGCCTCTAGATCACTTTTGGGCAATGCGGTAGCTGGCCCGCTCAAATGTCGTGGTTGAGGCGTCGTAACAGATTGATCCTGGCTGATCAATTGTTGCTGAGGCGTCATAGCTGATGGTTGCCGCTGATGGTTGTCTTTAATGGTTGCCCAGGAAGACTGGGCATCCGCCCGGATCGGCGCGTGGGAAGGCCGGGCTCCCACGAACGGGAGTGCAGGCGGAGTAATGCGGAGCTTTGAGGTATGTGGGTCGCTGGAGGCAAGAGGGGGATCGGAATCTTTTGCCCTAGAGCTCAGGCATTCCAGCGATATATGCTGCCTGCCCGACATGCTGGGCAGCGTCGTCGACAATTGAAATCATACGCACACCGCGAGTCACTGCCGGTGTCCAGTTCCGGTCAATAACGTCGTCCCAGTCAAGACCCGATTTCGCGTACTCGATGAGGGAAGTCAACGTTTCAGTGACATAAGCAACCAGCAGCTTTTGGTCATTAACGACGATGGAACGCGCTTCCTCGGAGGAATGACCGTAGCCTAGTGAATCGCCGTGGCTTAGAGCGAAGCGGTCTTTGAACCCTTGCGCTGTCCACAACTGCTCGGAGCCGTTGAGCTGAGACAATTGCATATCCACCTCGCGGCCAGCATGCCACAGCAGCCATGCGATGGAGTTATCATGGCCACCCGGGTGGGCGTTAAGTTGCTCTGGGGTGAGGTCCGGTAGGTTGTGAACAGCATCGATGGGGCGGGAGGCAAAATCAACGAAAATCTCTGTAGCGTCCATACCTCCGTTGTACACGGGGCGTGGTGTGGCTGCAGGACAGGGCGAAGTGGGGTGGGAGCCGAGTGTGTGCATCGCGCCACTCGTTGCACATACCCCAGCAAACACTTGTCGCAAACGCTCGTCTCAAACACTGGTAGCAAAACTGTCTAGTGCGTAAAAGTGCTTAGTGCTACTGAGTGCTGGGAGGGGAGAAACACGCTGACCCTAGATAGGGCAACACGACGATGCGATTAGCCGTTGTCTAACGGCAACTTAGATTCGCATGCTCATGTGTTTATGCGGTCGTCCGGCTTCTTCGAACTCTTCACCGTCAACGACAAAGCCGAAGCGTTCATACCACTCAACCAGGTGTGATTGAGCATTGACTTCAACTAACGCGCCTTTGTGAGGATCGATGCCGGCCGCGCGCTCCTTGCACACCTCCAGTGCCTTTTCCACTAGTTGCGTGGCGATTCCACGGCCACGAGCGTTTTCTGCCACACACACCCGCCCAATGTGCTGTCCTTCGTCGGGCTTGCCGTAGACACGAGCAGTTCCGATGAGACGTAGCCCGCCGTCGGTCTCGTACGCCAATAAGTGTTGTGTACCAGGGTGAATATCGGTGTCGTCGATTTCCTTATATGGGCTTTCTTGCTCATGAACAAAGATATCAACGCGCAATTTGTATAGGTCATGAACCTGAGCGACAGTCATATCCATCAGGCGCTTACCGGTAACGTAGACGCTCATGTCGACTCCTTCGTGTTCATGTCGTGATCATTCACAATGACGTGTCGGATTGGTCATCTGCAGGATGGCTCGATCTCCGGGGGTGGTAGATCGGCCACCGGGAAGGTGGTAGATCGGCCGCCTACGGGCGCGCTTATTTGGTTGCTCGCTCATTTGATCGCTTCAGCGTACACAGCGCGAATTGAATCAGCCGATTCCTCTAACTTCTCTTGCTCCCACGCGTCGACAATCGGAGGAAGGCGGCGGATCAAACCCTCGGCACCCAGAACCGCGGGGACGGACATGGAGATATCGCCCAAACCATATTCGCCATCGAGGCGTGAGCAGACCGGATGGACAGAGCGCTCATTAAGCAGAATGGATTTGGCCAGCACATTAGCCGAACGAGCGACCCCCGCGTCGGTCCATCCCTTAGCGAAGAAAACGTCGTAAGCGGAGTCAACAACCCGTTGCTTGATGTCATCACGAGACGGTAAAGTCTTCCCACTCCAACGCTCAAGCTCAGACCACGACACGCCCTGCACGTTGAGGTTAGAAAGAATCGGAACAGCAGTAGTTCCGTGTTCCCCCATCATGTAACCAGTGACCGACTTTGGATCAATCCCCAACTCTTGTGCAACGGCCCAGCGCAACCGAGCCGAATCCAGCATTGTGCCAGTTCCCAATACTTTTGACGCTGGGTAATCAAATTCCGTCGATGCAATATGCACCACAGCATCCAGCGGATTCGTTATGAAAATGATGACCGGTTCCTTGGTCCGTTCGGACACATTTTTCATGACGTCGCGAGCCGCTTGAGCACCGACCTTCGCGAGAAGAGAACGTGGCGGCACATAATCTGGCCGATCCGGATCCGGGATTATCGACGCGCCCGCTGCACAAATGATGACGTCAGCGTCGCGGGCGTCATCATACGTGCCTTCATGAATGTACGTATTTGTTGTTCCGGGGACGCCGGTTGATTGAGAGTGGTCAAGCCCCTCGCCGAGAGCTAACCCATCCTTCGTATCAATAACAGCGATCTCGGAATATAAACCCGACGCCATCGCGAATGTGACCACGGACGACCCCACATGGCCTAGGCCTACCACCACAAGTTTTGTTGAATGCATACCTATCACAGTAGAGCGTTCCCGTTTAATGGTCACGCTGGCTGCCCGAGGGGTATGTGGGCTGCGGAACGGTCACGCGGGCGGCCCGATGGTCATGTGGGTGAGTCTTTGTTTAGTCACTTTTCCGGATGCTGTGGCCCCTTGGCATCCTGTGTGCAGGTTTTCCCGAGTTAATTTGTAGCCGTGCGAAGGAGTGGATTGATTCTCGTGCAGTGATCGTGCGATTTTGCCGGGTAAAACGCCCGTTGTTGCAGTTTTGCGGGGGGACATGTCGCCGCGATAAAAACTGCGGGGGGATATGGCAGATTTTCGGCGATTTTTCTTGCAAATACCCCCGCTTTTCTCGCGGAAACGACGTATGCCCCCGCAGTTTTAGCTAGGCCCCGTTGTAGCTAGCCCCTTGGCCTCAAGCTGCTTGGCACCACCCTCCCTAAAAATTCACGCTCTCTGGCACCACGCCCCACTCCACAAACGCCCAACCACGCCAAACCCCCCATCCCACGTGGCCCCCACTCCATAAGGCCCTAACCACGCCAACCTCGGAGGCGTAATTAGCTCCTTACTTCCGTGCTTCGCCACATAGGCAAACTATGCTTCTATTGGCGCAAGCACGGTGTCTTTTTCGGAATCCGTCACCGTATCCGCCGAAACCCTTGTCGTTGTTTCGCCACGGGCTTCGCGCGTAATAGCGTTGGCAAGGAATTCGACTCGCTCGGCCGGGAACGAAAAATGGATCGCCATCCAATAAATTGCCAGTGAGAATATAACGATGACGGGCACAGCAGTGTCGAAGCGAAGAACGCCGATTCCGCCGTCGTAGTCTCCTAGGTAAGAAATAACGGCTAGGCCGATGAGCCATGGGATGTACCAGAAGCCCGCGCGGAAAGCCATGTTGTAGCGGTTCATTGCCTCGTGATGGCTGAACACCTTGTTGACACCCAGGAGAACTAGTCCCAGACCCATAGCAATGAATAGTTTGAGGTCAGTGGCCCACCCTGTCCAGTACACCAGAAGGTTCGACGACATGAACCCCAGCAGGGGAAGGAGATGTCCAAACGGTGCTTTGAAGGTGCGTTGATGGTGGGGTAGTCGGCTGCGCAGCGCTGCCATTGTTAGTGGACCTGAGGCAAAGGATAAGACCGTGGCTGAGGAGATAAACCCGGCCATTTGTTGCCATGAGGGGAAGGGCAGGAAGAGCACAAGTCCGACGACAAAAGCGACGACCATGGAGAAGACGGGGGTGCCGTGTCGGTTCGTTGTGGCGAGTTTAGCTGGGGCGTTACCGTTGCGGGCCATGCCGTGTGAGATCCGGGCTGTGGTCGTGACGTAGATCAGTCCGGTGTCTGCAGGTGACACGATGGCGTCGATATAGAGGAGGACGGCTAACCAGCCCGCCCCTAGCATCGTCGAAATTGCCGCGAGGGGGCCGAATGAGTCGCTGAAGTTGAGATTGGACCAGTGTCCGCCCATATTAGCGATAACACGATGGGGAAGGACACCAAGAAAAGCTGTCTGAAGTCCAACGTAAATCAAA
This window encodes:
- a CDS encoding lactate/malate family dehydrogenase, encoding MHSTKLVVVGLGHVGSSVVTFAMASGLYSEIAVIDTKDGLALGEGLDHSQSTGVPGTTNTYIHEGTYDDARDADVIICAAGASIIPDPDRPDYVPPRSLLAKVGAQAARDVMKNVSERTKEPVIIFITNPLDAVVHIASTEFDYPASKVLGTGTMLDSARLRWAVAQELGIDPKSVTGYMMGEHGTTAVPILSNLNVQGVSWSELERWSGKTLPSRDDIKQRVVDSAYDVFFAKGWTDAGVARSANVLAKSILLNERSVHPVCSRLDGEYGLGDISMSVPAVLGAEGLIRRLPPIVDAWEQEKLEESADSIRAVYAEAIK
- a CDS encoding GNAT family N-acetyltransferase, which translates into the protein MSVYVTGKRLMDMTVAQVHDLYKLRVDIFVHEQESPYKEIDDTDIHPGTQHLLAYETDGGLRLIGTARVYGKPDEGQHIGRVCVAENARGRGIATQLVEKALEVCKERAAGIDPHKGALVEVNAQSHLVEWYERFGFVVDGEEFEEAGRPHKHMSMRI
- the thiD gene encoding bifunctional hydroxymethylpyrimidine kinase/phosphomethylpyrimidine kinase, giving the protein MTSSPSSSDSALSDRLSPVPVVLTIAGSDSSGGAGIQADLKTIYALGGFGCVAITAVTAQNTRGVDGAEYMRPDFVAQQIQSVADDYPIDAIKIGMVGSASIADAIAGKVEALSLPVPVVWDPVMVASSGSSLVDGHSGATDGFIKLARCADALTPNGRELVGLCDMVGVAVPATLREHLAASVGDASAEDNQTPAAEGGAGDSADQSSSLSSAIAEAASALSATLGTVIVVTGGPDNGFGDNGPKVTEVVAEQGETVFLSHNRVDTTNTHGTGCTFSSALATYAALRVYESNKDGVVASGKGSGTLDCDWRGAVQDAATWTRRALIAADDLDLAIGLHRNRDLSGTPQPAHVKGNAPLDHFWAMR
- a CDS encoding sensor histidine kinase; this encodes MAQPHTRTWRNTELLYPAVWLLYLVFPLGACLTADASIFTRAVTSTLVILFGVVYLSVYPNAHGTENNIELKLWGVTGILFVAAAGTYPVTGIFSVCFIPYFCALWVFIRRGQRGTLIGVCVSTVLVTGVLLASPELRHHAGLIVLAVGSGIAIIIGLGVATTDTDRRRELEHQLERARQREAYATAMHDVLSHSLTVIAVKAQLASHLLDSDGDQACRDRARRENDDIYRLSHSALNDMRSALDELSPPSLMETVEEARAVCTSAGISLTVNVDNNLPPVTDSLYAALVKEATTNILQHSEAQSASITATSTKLIITDDGRGFAQEKHNNIYANTLDRHSNQEKPHHVNGVTSAKDNGRQHGLDGMKRRAHNIGASFSIHSTPGEGTTLTVETTPKKTKTRSALLRSPMTQRGKP
- a CDS encoding ABC transporter ATP-binding protein, which translates into the protein MTSSAGNSTIAIDVQEVTHKFGKHTALDGISLAVDTGEVVAVLGPNGAGKSTLLDVILGLSPPSAGTTSVCGLTPASAVHSGLIGAALQDGGLPRTMTVERIVRTLTSVHPQRLRRSTVFKDPTLNRLKKHKIGELSGGQRQRLRLALATMSNPHILVLDEPSAGLDVTTRSELWSAIQTMADDGVTVLFATHYLTEAERYADRVIVMNAGRIVASGTPEQLTSRYPTIIRASLATRDGWGCQNSFAPQSSPFTAEGSAPAGARESPSSMSQDSAALDVDERIRACLSASDTYERYGDDIIIHTTQPDHVLLHTLQHKLLIHPTVNRAALEDAFSELTR
- a CDS encoding APC family permease; protein product: MASPEVTPKMAGFVRSRTTAKATSARTRGNLTHTGTATDSTTNPQAGHSLHRGVGSIGLLFASVGSIIGSGWLFGSMVAAQAAGPSAIISWALGGIMILFIALCYAELGTMFPLSGGVVRYPHVVFGGFASYMTGWINWIAALALPPIEVMGALTYATKYGPFTHEHVVGGQTVHTLTPLGIVLAILLMAVFVVINYFGIRWFSRINNVLVWWTLGIISLVIVSFVALGFHGGNFTAGEGFFSHGWHGVFTAIATSGIVFSFLGFRQGIELAGETSNPRRNVPLAVVGSVLICILIYVGLQTAFLGVLPHRVIANMGGHWSNLNFSDSFGPLAAISTMLGAGWLAVLLYIDAIVSPADTGLIYVTTTARISHGMARNGNAPAKLATTNRHGTPVFSMVVAFVVGLVLFLPFPSWQQMAGFISSATVLSFASGPLTMAALRSRLPHHQRTFKAPFGHLLPLLGFMSSNLLVYWTGWATDLKLFIAMGLGLVLLGVNKVFSHHEAMNRYNMAFRAGFWYIPWLIGLAVISYLGDYDGGIGVLRFDTAVPVIVIFSLAIYWMAIHFSFPAERVEFLANAITREARGETTTRVSADTVTDSEKDTVLAPIEA
- a CDS encoding SDR family oxidoreductase, which codes for MISEKAHTANYSARHPERRVLVTGATGYVGGRVIPELLRAGSTVRASSRSTDSLRRFDWFDDIEPVEADLMNPDDVRHAMENVDVVLYLVHSMGSSDQDFEEAEKQTATAIASAASDASVRQIIYLSGLHPRGKKPHELSKHMRSRDNVATILHESPVPTLTLRAATLIGSGSASFEIIRHLVERLPIMVTPNWINNRIEPLAIRDALYYLVRASDLDDTVNEGFDIGSGDVLRFKDLMKIYAHERGLRRIILPSPLSLPVDRLSGMWIGFVTPVPSSIAKPLAESMAENAVTDEHNIAHYIPDPDEGLTSYTEAVRLAITHDLNGGVPTSWDSSWTVPDEAQHTTPPHSATTDSTAENSATGDALPAEISPTDPSWAGNNVYQDVRSVESDLSPEQIWPVIEGIGGDNGWYSAPLLWRIRGILDKLFGGPGLGGRRDPVALRRGDRVDWWRVEKIVPNRCLGLKAEMKLRGEAWLVLEVEPCNEGTTKPRSQYRQRAIYEPDGLLGRLYWWGVYPFHAVIFPVMAKNILKRAQEESEGTR
- a CDS encoding mycothiol transferase, producing the protein MDATEIFVDFASRPIDAVHNLPDLTPEQLNAHPGGHDNSIAWLLWHAGREVDMQLSQLNGSEQLWTAQGFKDRFALSHGDSLGYGHSSEEARSIVVNDQKLLVAYVTETLTSLIEYAKSGLDWDDVIDRNWTPAVTRGVRMISIVDDAAQHVGQAAYIAGMPEL